In Apium graveolens cultivar Ventura chromosome 10, ASM990537v1, whole genome shotgun sequence, the following are encoded in one genomic region:
- the LOC141688910 gene encoding chloride conductance regulatory protein ICln isoform X2, which produces MTGGLRLFTQRIGEGAGEPVFNHDEELIHVQPSVSIVLGNRSPETPGTLYMTSKQVVWLSDSDRSKGYAADFYSVSLHAVSRDPEAYPSPCIYAQIDTGDEDEDSESSDSESNDILDLTKISELRLVPEDESQLDTLFDVFCECAELNPEPVESEGEEEHNWIFSADQMATDGAEIDDSEWNDVLAPTSSIGYSNGDHDLAHTVLQLQINDQRFEDPEEMDKDSDSANS; this is translated from the exons ATGACAGGAGGATTAAGACTGTTCACACAGAGGATTGGAGAAGGTGCTGGAGAACCAGTATTCAATCATGATGAGGAATTGATTCATGTACAGCCTTCCGTCTCCATTGTCCTTGGCAATCGTTCCCCTGAGACCCCAGGCACTCTTTACATGACCTCCAA GCAAGTGGTGTGGCTTAGTGATTCGGACAGGTCTAAAGGTTATGCCGCTGATTTTTATTCAGTATCACTTCATGCTGTGTCTAGAGATCCAGAGGCTTACCCTTCCCCTTGTATTTATGCTCAG ATTGATACTGGAGATGAAGACGAAGATTCTGAAAGCTCAGACTCAGAATCTAATGACATCCTAGACTTAACAAAGATCTCCGAGTTGAGGCTTGTGCCGGAAGACGAAAGTCAAT TGGACACCCTTTTTGATGTATTCTGTGAATGTGCCGAGTTGAATCCAGAGCCTGTTGAAAGTGAGG GTGAAGAAGAGCATAACTGGATTTTTAGTGCTGATCAGATGGCTACAGATGGTGCAG AGATTGATGACTCAGAGTGGAATGATGTCTTGGCTCCAACCAGCTCAATTGGCTATTCTAATGGAGATCACGACTTGGCCCATACGGTGCTTCAG CTTCAAATTAACGATCAGCGTTTTGAGGATCCTGAAGAGATGGACAAGGATAGCGACAGTGCTAATTCTTGA
- the LOC141688910 gene encoding chloride conductance regulatory protein ICln isoform X1 has translation MTGGLRLFTQRIGEGAGEPVFNHDEELIHVQPSVSIVLGNRSPETPGTLYMTSKQVVWLSDSDRSKGYAADFYSVSLHAVSRDPEAYPSPCIYAQIDTGDEDEDSESSDSESNDILDLTKISELRLVPEDESQLDTLFDVFCECAELNPEPVESEGEEEHNWIFSADQMATDEIDDSEWNDVLAPTSSIGYSNGDHDLAHTVLQLQINDQRFEDPEEMDKDSDSANS, from the exons ATGACAGGAGGATTAAGACTGTTCACACAGAGGATTGGAGAAGGTGCTGGAGAACCAGTATTCAATCATGATGAGGAATTGATTCATGTACAGCCTTCCGTCTCCATTGTCCTTGGCAATCGTTCCCCTGAGACCCCAGGCACTCTTTACATGACCTCCAA GCAAGTGGTGTGGCTTAGTGATTCGGACAGGTCTAAAGGTTATGCCGCTGATTTTTATTCAGTATCACTTCATGCTGTGTCTAGAGATCCAGAGGCTTACCCTTCCCCTTGTATTTATGCTCAG ATTGATACTGGAGATGAAGACGAAGATTCTGAAAGCTCAGACTCAGAATCTAATGACATCCTAGACTTAACAAAGATCTCCGAGTTGAGGCTTGTGCCGGAAGACGAAAGTCAAT TGGACACCCTTTTTGATGTATTCTGTGAATGTGCCGAGTTGAATCCAGAGCCTGTTGAAAGTGAGG GTGAAGAAGAGCATAACTGGATTTTTAGTGCTGATCAGATGGCTACAGATG AGATTGATGACTCAGAGTGGAATGATGTCTTGGCTCCAACCAGCTCAATTGGCTATTCTAATGGAGATCACGACTTGGCCCATACGGTGCTTCAG CTTCAAATTAACGATCAGCGTTTTGAGGATCCTGAAGAGATGGACAAGGATAGCGACAGTGCTAATTCTTGA